One Pseudopipra pipra isolate bDixPip1 chromosome 26, bDixPip1.hap1, whole genome shotgun sequence DNA window includes the following coding sequences:
- the LOC135402762 gene encoding keratin, type I cytoskeletal 19, giving the protein MTSYSFRQTSSSVAGGPVGSSLRFGGSFRAPSIHGGSGGRGVSVSSARFVSSGLGSGLGGGYGGGFSSSFSYGGGLGGDGLLSGNEKATMQGLNDRLASYLEKVRALEDSNADLETKIRTWYQKQGPSPTRDYSSYFKTIEDLRDKILDATIDNARIVLQIDNARLAADDFKTKFETEQGLRQSVEADINGLRRVLDELTLARADLELQIESLKEELAYLRKNHEEEMSALRGQVAGQVSVELDSAPGIDLSKILADMRDQYEQMADKNRKDAEAWFHSKTEELNREVAINTEQLQSSKSEVTDLRRSLQGLEIELQSQLSMKAALESTLADTEARYGAQLAQIQGLVGSMEAQLAELRAEMERQNTEYKILMDIKTRLEQEIATYRQLLEGQESQMFGSLSGTPDKRDKRGDGKQQ; this is encoded by the exons ATGACCAGTTACAGCTTCAGGCAAACCAGCTCTTCCGTGGCGGGGGGGCCTGTCGGCTCCTCGCTGCGGTTCGGCGGCAGCTTCAGGGCCCCCAGCATCCACGGGGGCTCCGGGGGCAGGGGCGTGTCCGTGTCCTCGGCCCGGTTTGTCTCCTCGGGCCTGGGAAGCGGCCTGGGGGGAGGCTACGGAGGCGGCTTTAGCAGCAGCTTTAGCTATGGGGGCGGCCTGGGAGGCGACGGGCTCCTCTCGGGAAACGAAAAGGCGACCATGCAAGGCCTGAATGACCGCCTGGCGTCCTACCTGGAGAAGGTGCGCGCGCTGGAGGACTCCAACGCTGACCTCGAAACTAAAATCCGAACCTGGTACCAAAAACAAGGGCCAAGCCCAACTCGGGACTACAGCTCTTATTTCAAGACTATTGAGGACCTTCGAGACAAG ATCCTGGATGCCACCATCGACAATGCCAGGATTGTGCTGCAGATTGACAACGCCAGGCTGGCTGCCGACGACTTCAAAACCAA GTTTGAAACTGAGCAGGGGCTTCGCCAGAGCGTGGAGGCCGACATCAACGGCCTGCGCCGCGTCCTGGACGAGCTGACCCTGGCCAGAGCCGACCTGGAGCTGCAGATCGAGAGCCTGAAGGAGGAACTGGCTTATCTGAGGAAGAACCACGAGGAG GAGATGAGTGCCCTGAGAGGACAAGTAGCCGGCCAGGTCAGTGTTGAACTGGACTCTGCTCCAGGCATTGACCTGTCCAAGATCCTGGCGGATATGAGAGACCAGTATGAACAAATGGCTGATAAGAACAGGAAGGATGCTGAGGCCTGGTTCCACAGCAAG ACCGAGGAGCTGAACCGGGAGGTGGCCATTAACACCGAACAACTGCAGAGCAGCAAGTCCGAGGTCACTGACCTGAGGCGCAGCCTGCAAGGGCTGGAGATCGAGCTGCAGTCCCAGCTCAGCATG AAAGCGGCGCTGGAAAGCACCTTGGCCGACACGGAAGCGCGTTACGGGGCGCAGCTGGCGCAGATCCAGGGGCTGGTTGGCAGCATGGAGGCACAGCTGGCAGAGCTCCGAGCTGAGATGGAGCGCCAGAACACCGAGTACAAGATCCTCATGGATATCAAGACTCGGCTGGAGCAAGAGATCGCGACTTACAGACAGCTGCTGGAAGGCCAGGAGTCCCA GATGTTTGGCTCCCTTTCAGGAACTCCTG ACAAAAGAGACAAGCGGGGAGATGGGAAACAGCAGTGA
- the LOC135402756 gene encoding keratin, type I cytoskeletal 15-like, which yields MATTFVSSSSTYGGGFGGAGGSSRLSSVRSGGTFRAPSIHGGSGGRGVSVSSARYVSSAGGGYGGGLSAGFGGGYGGGFGGGAACGFGGGAGFGGGAGFGGGSGFGGGSCFDLGGGFGGGDGLLSGNEKITMQNLNDRLASYLNKVRALEEANSDLEVKIRDWYQKQAPTSPARDYSNYYKIIEDLRDKILAATIDNSRVILEIDNARLAADDFRLKYENELFLRQSVESDINGLRRVLDELTLSRADLEMQIESLKEELAYLKKNHEEEMKEYSNQMSGTVNVEMDAAPGIDLTRVLSEMREQYEALAERNRKDAEAWFLTQTDELNREVATHTQQIQTSKTEITELRRTVQGLEIELQSQLSMKAGLEANLRDTEGRYCAQLAQIQALITSVEEQLSELRCDMERQNQEYKMLMDIKSRLEQEIATYRHLLEGQDSQLSGVNPKDASFGISGRVRVSTEDEGRSGSGSTRDRRFP from the exons ATGGCCACCACCTTCGTGAGCTCTTCCTCCACCTACGGGGGCGGCTTTGGGGGCGCCGGgggcagctcccgcctgtcctCGGTGCGGTCCGGGGGCACCTTCCGTGCCCCGAGCATCCACGGCGGCTCCGGCGGCCGCGGCGTCTCCGTCTCCTCGGCCAGGTACGTCTCCTCTGCAGGAGGCGGCTACGGCGGGGGCCTGAGCGCCGGCTTTGGGGGGGGCTATGGAGGAGGCTTTGGCGGGGGGGCAGCCTGTGGCTTTGGTGGAGGGGCTGGCTTTGGTGGAggggctggctttggaggggGCTCTGGCTTCGGAGGGGGCTCTTGCTTTGACCTCGGCGGTGGCTTTGGGGGCGGCGATGGGCTCCTCTCCGGCAACGAGAAGATAACCATGCAGAACCTGAACGACCGGCTGGCCTCGTACCTGAACAAGGTGCGGGCCCTGGAAGAGGCCAACTCAGATTTGGAAGTGAAAATCCGAGACTGGTACCAGAAACAAGCCCCCACCAGCCCCGCCCGGGACTACAGCAATTATTACAAGATAATTGAAGATCTCCGAGACAAG ATCCTTGCTGCTACCATCGACAATTCCCGGGTCATTCTGGAGATCGACAATGCCAGGCTGGCTGCCGACGACTTCAGACTGAA GTATGAGAACGAGCTGTTCCTGCGCCAGAGCGTGGAGTCCGACATCAACGGCCTGCGCCGCGTCCTGGACGAGCTGACCCTGTCCAGAGCCGACCTGGAGATGCAGATCGAGAGCCTGAAGGAGGAACTGGCTTATCTGAAGAAGAACCACGAGGAG GAGATGAAGGAGTACTCGAACCAGATGAGCGGCACAGTCAACGTGGAAATGGATGCGGCTCCTGGCATCGACCTGACCAGAGTCCTCTCCGAGATGAGGGAACAGTACGAGGCTCTGGCTGAGAGGAACCGGAAGGATGCTGAGGCCTGGTTCTTGACTCAG aCTGACGAGCTGAACCGTGAAGTTGCCACCCACACACAGCAGATCCAGACCAGCAAAACGGAGATCACAGAACTGCGCCGCACCGTGCAGGGCCTGGAGATCGAGCTGCAGTCACAGCTCAGCATG AAAGCCGGGCTGGAGGCCAACCTGCGGGACACGGAGGGCCGGTACTGCGCGCAGCTGGCCCAGATCCAGGCCCTCATCACCAGcgtggaggagcagctgagcgAGCTGCGCTGCGACATGGAGCGCCAGAACCAGGAGTACAAGATGCTCATGGACATCAAAAGTCGCCTGGAGCAGGAGATCGCCACGTACCGGCACCTGCTGGAGGGCCAGGACTCGCA GCTGTCAGGAGTGAACCCCAAGGACG CATCCTTTGGGATCAGTGGAAGAGTTCGTGTTAGCACAGAAGATGAGGGAAGATCTGGATCTGGTTCTACCCGTGACAGGAGATTCCCATGA
- the LOC135402755 gene encoding keratin, type I cytoskeletal 23-like translates to MWLIPNNNSVQAHKCFRIDQEEARFVMTQSCCCSHSSKGNSHRKRHKAAQGRRRGCSVLGSQSRGSIHTELSMSTSQGPFQFFSGSLRGSSGCGLAQQGTSYRASSADGGASSTHHPFSSARPLWLPAGGAPWAGFGEHHGESIFLGGNEKQTMQNLNERLAAYLDKVRALEAANAQLESCILEWHRTKSHGKRHDFNQYEQNVTDMQRQIEDGKITNASILLQIDNANMASEDFRLKYEAEKCRRQGVQLDVENLRKELDGLTIINTDLEMEIEGLREEHILRRKDHEEDMQANRSSQDFKVNVKVNAAPPEDLGKILAEIREDYEAIIEKNRQSLDNWYKEQSSVTSLAATPNPEEIQRNENEIKELTRTLQALDIELQAQISKKHMLEDTLADTRNYYAAALQNMQQIISKCEEELSQVRHDMKQQNNQYKVLLGIKTRLEKEISTYRLLLEGNADGTARKSEAQEHAGLSKRKLKAIVHDSVNGEVVSSTINEIPPQA, encoded by the exons ATGTGGCTGATTCCAAACAACAACAGTGTGCAGGCTCATAAATGCTTCAGAATTGACCAAGAGGAAGCACGTTTCGTGATGACACAATCTTGTTGCTGTAGTCATTCATCGAAGGGAAACTCCCACAGGAAAAGGCATaaagctgctcagggaaggcgAAGAGGCTGCTCAGTGCTAGGCAGCCAAAGCCGGGGTTCGATTCACACAGAGCTAAGCATGAGCACCAGCCAAGGCCCTTTCCAGTTTTTTTCTGGGTCCCTCAGGGGTAGTTCAGGGTGTGGTTTGGCCCAGCAAGGAACTTCTTACAGAGCGTCAAGTGCAGATGGTGGTGCCAGCAGCACACATCACCCCTTCTCCTCCGCCAGACCCCTCTGGCTGCCTGCAGGAGGGGCACCCTGGGCAGGCTTCGGCGAGCACCATGGGGAAAGCATCTTCCTGGGGGGCAATGAGAAACAGACCATGCAGAACCTGAATGAGCGCTTGGCTGCCTACCTGGACAAGGTGCGAGCCTTAGAAGCAGCCAACGCTCAGCTGGAGAGCTGCATCCTAGAGTGGCACAGGACAAAGTCTCATGGAAAGAGGCATGACTTCAACCAGTACGAGCAAAACGTCACTGACATGCAAAGACAG ATTGAGGATGGCAAGATCACCAATGCCAGTATCCTTTTACAAATCGATAACGCTAACATGGCTTCTGAAGACTTCAGGCTCAA ATACGAAGCGGAGAAGTGTCGCAGGCAGGGAGTGCAGCTGGATGTGGAGAACCTGCGGAAGGAGCTCGACGGCCTGACCATTATTAACACAGATCTGGAAATGGAAATCGAGGGCTTGAGAGAAGAGCACATCCTCAGGAGGAAAGACCACGAGGAG GATATGCAGGCAAATCGCTCCTCACAAGACTTCAAAGTCAACGTCAAAGTAAATGCGGCCCCTCCTGAGGACTTAGGCAAGATTCTGGCAGAAATAAGAGAAGATTATGAGGCCATAATTGAAAAGAATCGTCAGAGCCTGGACAACTGGTACAAAGAACAG AGCTCAGTCACGTCCCTGGCAGCAACCCCCAACCCCGAGGAGATCCAGCGCAACGAGAACGAGATCAAGGAGCTCACACGGACTTTGCAGGCCCTGGACATCGAGCTGCAGGCACAGATAAGTAAG AAACACATGCTGGAAGACACCTTGGCCGACACTCGGAATTACTACGCTGCCGCGCTTCAAAACATGCAGCAGATCATCTCCAAGTGTGAGGAAGAGCTGAGCCAGGTTCGTCACGACATGAAGCAGCAAAATAACCAATACAAGGTTCTTCTTGGGATCAAAACCCGCCTGGAGAAGGAAATTTCCACGTACCGcctgctgctggaagggaaCGCTGACGG GACAGCAAGAAAATCTGAAGCTCAAG AACACGCCGGGCTGAGCAAACGGAAGCTCAAAGCGATTGTCCACGACAGCGTGAACGGGGAGGTGGTTTCCTCCACCATCAACGAGATCCCCCCACAAGCCTGA
- the KRT20 gene encoding keratin, type I cytoskeletal 20, with translation MAFSTRSIQWSTSSRLQSAPSVSSRTSRKMSLQKIQAPSVYGGAGGYGTRISTSASFDQGLGGGLQLSITGNDVLLAGNEKSTMQNLNDRLASYLERVRSLEKANALIEKQIKEWYEKNTISVGQDYSSYFKTIEELRSKIAAAQLENARLVLQIDNAKLAADDFRLKFENEHLLKQSVEGDIAGLLRVRDDLTLTQADLEAQIEGVNEELIFLKKNHEEDCNRLRKEVSGSVNVAVDAAPATDLAAIMENMRKQYEEMAEKNRQEAKEHFEKQTAELNQEVAVNVEQLQVQRKEITERRQIYQSLELELQSQLNMRQTLEASVAETEARYSHQISQIQATIASLEAQLRQLRADMEAQNSAYSNLLDIKTRLEMEIATYRRLLEGEESGQFELEVATAELEKESSKMKKIKTIVEEVVDGKVVSSQVREFEEKM, from the exons ATGGCCTTCTCCACCCGCAGCATCCAGTGGAGCACCAGCAGCCGCCTCCAATCCGCACCCAGTGTCAGCAGTCGGACCTCCAGGAAAATGTCCCTGCAGAAGATCCAGGCACCCAGTGTCTacgggggggccgggggctaCGGCACCCGCATCTCCACCAGCGCCAGCTTCGACCAAGGCCTCGGCGGGGGCCTCCAGCTCAGCATCACTGGCAACGATGTCCTGCTGGCTGGCAACGAAAAATCCACTATGCAGAACCTCAACGACCGCTTGGCCTCGTACCTGGAGAGGGTGCGCTCCCTGGAGAAGGCAAACGCCCTGATCGAGAAGCAGATCAAGGAGTGGTATGAGAAGAACACCATAAGTGTAGGGCAGGACTACAGCTCCTACTTCAAAACCATTGAAGAACTCCGAAGTAAG attgctgctgcccagctggaAAATGCCAGGCTCGTCCTGCAGATTGACAATGCCAAGCTGGCTGCTGATGACTTTAGACTGAA GTTTGAGAACGAGCACCTGCTCAAGCAGAGCGTGGAGGGCGACATTGCGGGGCTGCTCCGCGTCCGTGACGACCTGACTCTGACCCAAGCTGACCTGGAAGCCCAGATCGAGGGCGTGAACGAGGAACTCATCTTCCTTAAGAAGAACCATGAGGAG GACTGCAACCGGCTGCGCAAAGAGGTGAGCGGCTCCGTGAACGTGGCCGTGGATGCTGCTCCTGCCACTGACCTGGCAGCTATTATGGAAAACATGAGAAAGCAGTATGAAGAAATGGCAGAAAAGAACCGCCAAGAAGCCAAAGAACACTTTGAAAAGCAG ACAGCAGAACTGAACCAGGAAGTTGCTGTTAACGTTGAACAGCTCCAAGTCCAGAGGAAAGAGATCACGGAACGCAGACAGATCTaccagagcctggagctggaatTACAGTCCCAGCTGAACATG AGACAGACCCTCGAGGCCTCGGTGGCTGAGACAGAAGCACGGTACAGCCACCAGATCTCCCAGATCCAGGCAACCATCGCCAGCCTGGAGGCTCAGCTGAGGCAGCTCCGAGCCGACATGGAGGCTCAGAACAGCGCGTACAGCAACCTGCTGGACATCAAGACTCGCCTGGAGATGGAGATCGCCACGTACCGCCGGCtgctggagggggaggagagCGG GCAATTCGAATTGGAAGTAGCTACAGCAGAGCTTGAAAAAG AATCAAGTAAAATGAAGAAGATCAAGACAATAGTTGAGGAAGTGGTTGATGGGAAGGTCGTCTCCTCTCAGGTCAGAGAGTTCGAAGAGAAGATGTAA